In a single window of the Streptomyces cinnabarinus genome:
- a CDS encoding SDR family NAD(P)-dependent oxidoreductase has product MRIGPGRRLYGMTHTTSTFLLADKVAFVTGAGRGIGAAAARLFAREGARVLLASRTEDQLKAVTEEIRAAGGTADHIRCDLADPDSLRAAVDRAVELYGRLDIAFNNAATAQQPGPMDQLPEPDFDHVYTVNLKGVWLAMKAEITAIRATAGQGAIVNTSSVGSLMANPWLPAYGAMKRAVDSLTASAAATYGPEGIRVNAIAPGTTLTEMLYEWDATAPGTIDQFNARTPLGRAAAPEEVAEAAAWLLSDRASYVTGTVLRVDGGMLA; this is encoded by the coding sequence ATGCGCATCGGGCCCGGTCGCAGGCTCTACGGCATGACTCACACCACCAGCACATTCCTGCTCGCCGACAAGGTCGCCTTCGTCACCGGTGCCGGACGGGGCATCGGCGCCGCGGCCGCCCGGCTGTTCGCCCGCGAGGGCGCCCGGGTCCTGCTCGCCTCCCGCACCGAGGACCAGCTCAAGGCGGTCACCGAGGAGATCCGGGCCGCCGGGGGCACCGCCGACCACATCCGCTGCGACCTCGCGGACCCGGACAGTCTGCGCGCCGCCGTGGACCGGGCCGTAGAGCTGTACGGCAGGCTCGACATCGCCTTCAACAACGCCGCGACCGCCCAACAGCCGGGCCCCATGGACCAGTTGCCCGAGCCCGACTTCGATCATGTCTACACGGTCAACCTCAAGGGCGTCTGGCTCGCCATGAAGGCCGAGATCACCGCCATCCGGGCCACCGCGGGGCAGGGGGCGATCGTGAACACCTCCAGCGTCGGCAGCCTGATGGCCAACCCCTGGCTGCCCGCGTACGGCGCCATGAAGCGGGCGGTCGACAGCCTCACCGCGTCCGCCGCCGCCACGTACGGCCCGGAGGGCATCCGGGTCAACGCGATCGCGCCGGGCACCACGCTCACCGAGATGCTGTACGAGTGGGACGCGACGGCGCCCGGCACCATCGACCAGTTCAACGCCCGGACGCCGCTCGGCCGTGCCGCCGCCCCGGAGGAGGTCGCCGAGGCGGCCGCCTGGCTGCTGAGCGACCGCGCCTCCTATGTCACCGGCACGGTCCTGCGGGTCGACGGCGGCATGCTGGCCTGA
- a CDS encoding LysR family transcriptional regulator: MSDIDLRHLRSFLVVARQRSITGAGATLHLTQQAVSTHVRQLERSLGVDLLVRTSRGVLLTAAGAELVAGGGTVIDDVARLAARVRAAANAQTGTLRLACCPAATTLFAVDVADALEAAVPGLRVSLKGARTPRQELGLLTDGQADAAFMWLPVGDVGVHTAVVRSDPRAVALSTRHPLADRPSLTLADLANDPVLRPDVLTSPEAERFWLADPRPDGRPAPYGPVVPAVEDCLLEVSRGRGVWFAPQPLHALLPDGNVRWIPVTDAEPHDLAVVWPDHAPEPLITRLIAEVRAVTGHGRQLHAA, encoded by the coding sequence GTGAGCGACATCGACCTGCGCCATCTGCGTTCGTTTCTGGTCGTGGCCCGGCAGCGGTCCATCACCGGCGCCGGGGCCACGCTCCATCTGACCCAGCAGGCGGTCTCGACGCACGTACGGCAGTTGGAACGCTCCCTGGGCGTCGACCTGTTGGTGCGCACCTCGCGCGGAGTGCTGCTGACCGCCGCCGGAGCGGAACTCGTCGCCGGGGGCGGGACCGTCATCGACGACGTCGCCCGTCTCGCGGCACGAGTGCGCGCCGCGGCGAACGCCCAGACCGGCACCCTTCGTCTGGCCTGCTGCCCCGCCGCCACCACGCTGTTCGCCGTCGATGTGGCCGACGCGCTGGAGGCGGCGGTCCCCGGTCTGCGGGTGTCGCTGAAAGGGGCTCGGACCCCCCGGCAGGAGCTCGGTCTCCTCACCGACGGACAGGCGGACGCTGCCTTCATGTGGCTGCCGGTCGGTGACGTCGGGGTGCACACCGCGGTCGTCCGCAGCGATCCCCGAGCCGTGGCGCTCTCCACCCGCCATCCCCTGGCCGACCGTCCCAGCCTGACGCTCGCCGACCTCGCGAACGATCCGGTGCTGCGTCCCGACGTTCTCACCTCACCGGAAGCCGAACGGTTCTGGCTCGCGGACCCGCGGCCCGACGGCCGCCCGGCACCGTACGGCCCGGTCGTGCCCGCCGTGGAGGACTGCCTGCTCGAAGTCAGCCGCGGTCGCGGTGTCTGGTTCGCCCCGCAACCGCTGCACGCGCTGCTGCCCGACGGCAACGTGCGCTGGATCCCGGTCACGGACGCGGAGCCCCACGACCTCGCGGTGGTGTGGCCGGACCACGCCCCCGAGCCGCTGATCACGCGTCTCATCGCCGAGGTGCGCGCCGTCACCGGCCACGGTCGCCAACTCCACGCCGCCTGA
- a CDS encoding serine/threonine-protein kinase yields the protein MGESRLIQGRYRLLDLIGRGGMGEVWRARDESLGRQVAVKCLKPLGPHHDHSFTRVLRERFRREARVAAALQHRGVTVVHDFGESDGVLFLVMELLEGRNLSQLLEDNRHHPLPVPAVVDIADQVTAALAYTHEQGIVHRDLKPANIVRLTDGTVKICDFGIARLGADIGFTSRLTGTGIAMGTPHYMSPEQIGGSEVDQRSDLYSLGCVLYEIATGVPPFDLDDAWAVLVGHRDTPPRPPREHRSAIPEFLEKVILDLLAKRPEDRPRDAREVGRRIGLGRGTATYVPTVLTPRPEPRPPEPAGREARLPSWTQGMTTGHKATGAGLPGTPPDAGAALTGEWIPRPAAGRPAEPVSQEPSAPDPAALTALAGRHNAGLSLGRLGRWAEAGEVHRAVAAEREHLLGAEHPDTLASRYEVAFTLSRTGRAADALREYKHVARARSLALGPDHPETLAARQEMAYVLGQLGRHFDAHQVYLSVLAARERTMGAEHPDTLRCRHNLAFNLSRLGRLEDSYRMACEVAAARGRVLGPDHPETLVTRYEVAYALGQLGRWEEALHTYHEVAAARAQALGPDHADTLAARYEVGISLGRLGRSAEAYQLYRELIEDRTRVHGPAHPETLRARHGLGVNLGRLGRWEQALAESRDVCAIRDRVLGPDHPDTLVSRREVAVGLGWLGRWPDALAEYRRVAAARERVLGPAHPDTLASRNDEAHCLEQLGRSAEAVELYRRVAALRQQGTSGGR from the coding sequence GTGGGGGAGAGCAGGCTGATCCAGGGGCGGTACCGGCTGCTGGACCTGATCGGGCGCGGCGGCATGGGCGAGGTGTGGCGGGCGCGCGACGAGTCGCTCGGCCGGCAGGTCGCCGTGAAATGCCTCAAGCCGCTGGGCCCGCATCACGACCACTCCTTCACCAGAGTGCTCAGGGAGCGGTTCCGCCGCGAGGCCCGGGTCGCCGCCGCGCTCCAGCATCGCGGCGTCACCGTCGTCCATGACTTCGGCGAGTCGGACGGCGTCCTGTTCCTCGTCATGGAGCTGCTGGAGGGCCGCAACCTCAGCCAGCTGCTGGAGGACAACAGGCACCATCCGCTGCCCGTGCCCGCCGTCGTCGACATCGCCGACCAGGTCACCGCCGCCCTCGCCTACACCCACGAGCAGGGCATCGTGCACCGCGACCTGAAGCCCGCGAACATCGTGCGGCTGACCGACGGCACCGTGAAGATCTGCGACTTCGGCATCGCCCGCCTCGGCGCCGACATCGGCTTCACCTCCCGGCTGACCGGCACCGGCATCGCCATGGGCACCCCGCACTACATGTCCCCGGAACAGATCGGCGGCTCCGAGGTCGACCAGCGCAGCGACCTGTACTCGCTGGGCTGCGTGCTCTACGAGATCGCCACCGGCGTACCGCCCTTCGACCTCGACGACGCCTGGGCCGTGCTCGTCGGACACCGGGACACCCCGCCGCGCCCGCCCCGCGAACACCGCTCGGCGATCCCCGAGTTCCTGGAGAAGGTCATCCTGGACCTGCTCGCCAAACGCCCCGAGGACCGGCCGCGCGACGCCCGCGAGGTGGGCCGCCGGATCGGCCTCGGCCGCGGCACCGCGACCTATGTGCCGACCGTGCTCACCCCGCGCCCGGAGCCACGCCCGCCCGAGCCGGCCGGCCGCGAGGCCCGGCTGCCGTCCTGGACCCAGGGCATGACCACCGGCCACAAGGCCACCGGCGCTGGGCTGCCCGGCACACCCCCCGACGCCGGGGCCGCGCTCACCGGCGAATGGATCCCCCGCCCGGCCGCCGGCCGGCCCGCGGAACCGGTGTCCCAGGAGCCGTCCGCCCCCGACCCGGCGGCGCTCACCGCGCTGGCCGGCCGGCACAACGCCGGACTCAGCCTCGGACGGCTCGGCCGCTGGGCGGAAGCGGGGGAGGTGCACCGGGCGGTCGCCGCCGAACGCGAGCACCTGCTCGGAGCCGAGCACCCCGACACCCTCGCCAGCCGCTACGAGGTCGCCTTCACCCTCAGCCGCACCGGCCGCGCGGCCGACGCCCTGCGCGAGTACAAGCACGTCGCCCGCGCCAGGAGCCTCGCGCTCGGCCCCGACCACCCGGAAACCCTCGCCGCCCGCCAGGAGATGGCCTACGTGCTGGGCCAGCTGGGCCGCCACTTCGACGCCCACCAGGTGTACCTCTCGGTGCTCGCGGCCCGCGAGCGCACCATGGGCGCCGAGCACCCCGACACCCTGCGCTGCCGCCACAACCTGGCCTTCAACCTCTCCAGGCTCGGGCGCCTGGAGGACTCGTACCGCATGGCCTGCGAGGTCGCCGCCGCGCGCGGCCGGGTGCTCGGCCCCGACCACCCGGAAACCCTCGTCACCCGCTACGAAGTCGCCTACGCGCTCGGCCAGTTGGGCCGCTGGGAGGAGGCCCTGCACACCTACCACGAGGTCGCCGCCGCCCGCGCCCAGGCGCTCGGCCCCGACCACGCCGACACGCTCGCCGCCCGTTACGAGGTCGGCATCAGTCTGGGCCGCCTCGGCCGCAGCGCGGAGGCGTACCAGCTGTACCGCGAGCTGATCGAGGACCGCACCCGGGTGCACGGCCCCGCCCACCCCGAGACCCTGCGCGCCCGCCACGGCCTCGGCGTCAACCTGGGGCGCCTCGGCCGCTGGGAGCAGGCGCTCGCCGAGTCCCGCGATGTCTGCGCCATCCGTGACCGGGTCCTCGGCCCCGACCATCCGGACACCCTCGTCAGCCGCCGCGAGGTCGCGGTCGGCCTCGGCTGGCTGGGCCGCTGGCCCGACGCGCTCGCCGAGTACCGCAGGGTGGCCGCCGCCCGCGAACGCGTCCTCGGCCCCGCCCACCCCGACACCCTGGCCAGCCGCAACGACGAGGCGCACTGCCTGGAACAACTCGGCCGCTCGGCCGAGGCGGTCGAGCTGTACCGCAGGGTCGCGGCGCTACGGCAGCAGGGCACGTCGGGCGGGCGCTGA
- a CDS encoding helix-turn-helix transcriptional regulator, producing MDRRELADFLRSRRERITPADMGLPAGPRRRTPGLRREEVAQLAYISTEYYTRLEQARGPHPSREVLGQLARALRLSDPERDHLHHLAGTPPGPPPGPSREVRQSIVDLLARLPQAAAIVLSATYEVIAWNELAAALMEDFSALSRRDRNLIRRCFLGPYRDGRPLYGISDAGDFGAAATNDLRAAAARYPNDPDVTGLVAELVAGSEEFAALWNRHCVISRPALRKTFEHPLVGTVAVNCDVLDITDLDQRVVIYTAEPGSRSEEALRLLSVLGTQRMDVPG from the coding sequence GTGGACCGACGAGAACTGGCCGACTTCCTGCGCAGCCGGCGCGAGCGCATCACCCCCGCCGACATGGGCCTGCCCGCCGGGCCGCGCCGCCGCACCCCCGGGCTGCGCCGCGAGGAGGTGGCCCAGCTGGCGTACATCTCCACCGAGTACTACACCCGCCTGGAACAGGCGCGGGGCCCGCACCCGTCCCGCGAGGTGCTGGGCCAGCTCGCCCGCGCGCTGCGCCTGTCCGACCCCGAGCGCGATCACCTCCACCACCTCGCCGGGACCCCGCCAGGACCACCGCCCGGACCCTCCCGGGAGGTACGGCAGAGCATCGTCGACCTGCTGGCCCGGCTGCCGCAGGCCGCGGCGATCGTGCTCTCGGCGACCTACGAGGTCATCGCCTGGAACGAGCTGGCCGCCGCGCTCATGGAGGACTTCTCCGCGCTCTCCCGCCGCGACCGCAATCTGATCCGCCGCTGCTTCCTCGGCCCCTACCGCGACGGACGCCCGCTGTACGGCATCTCCGACGCGGGTGACTTCGGCGCCGCGGCCACCAACGACCTGCGCGCCGCGGCGGCCCGCTACCCGAACGACCCCGACGTGACCGGTCTGGTCGCCGAACTGGTCGCGGGCAGCGAGGAGTTCGCCGCGCTCTGGAACCGGCACTGTGTGATCAGCAGGCCCGCCCTGCGCAAGACCTTCGAACACCCGCTGGTCGGAACGGTCGCGGTCAACTGCGATGTGCTGGACATCACCGACCTCGACCAGCGCGTCGTGATCTACACCGCCGAGCCGGGCTCACGCTCCGAGGAGGCACTGCGCCTGCTCTCGGTCCTCGGCACCCAGCGCATGGACGTACCCGGCTGA
- a CDS encoding nuclear transport factor 2 family protein → MRTSDRPTLDADVRRLADRQAVVEVCTRMAWHSDQREWEALKSVFADEVRLDYTSMNGGEPALLSPEQIVDAWSQSLGRLDATQHMITNQLVTLAGDTAVCTASFQATHRLAAPFGAPLWTLGGTYRFALVRVGGDWKISGVVMNAVWADGNKDLVAARAPE, encoded by the coding sequence GTGCGTACGAGCGACCGTCCCACCCTCGACGCGGACGTGCGCCGCCTCGCGGACCGCCAGGCCGTGGTCGAGGTCTGCACGCGCATGGCGTGGCACTCCGACCAGCGCGAGTGGGAGGCGCTGAAGTCCGTGTTCGCCGACGAGGTGCGGCTCGACTACACGAGCATGAACGGCGGCGAACCGGCCCTGTTGTCGCCGGAACAGATCGTGGACGCGTGGTCCCAGTCGCTGGGCCGACTCGACGCGACCCAGCACATGATCACCAACCAGCTGGTCACGCTGGCCGGCGACACCGCGGTGTGCACCGCGTCATTCCAGGCCACCCACCGGCTGGCGGCCCCGTTCGGGGCACCGTTGTGGACGCTCGGCGGCACCTACCGCTTCGCCCTGGTCCGCGTCGGCGGGGACTGGAAGATCAGCGGCGTGGTGATGAACGCGGTGTGGGCCGACGGCAACAAGGACCTGGTGGCGGCGAGGGCCCCCGAATGA
- a CDS encoding CHAT domain-containing tetratricopeptide repeat protein, translating into MTIPGAGESLVDFLVTRSTDYPTMVGNLDRLSESVRPLVLASLRAQAAAAVDAGRAAEAELLEFLAGQARERWRLKVDDRGHPDFAALLDRAARLDLLEAFLVFRGRPEALPDDPVPVAQQLLGHYRGLHDFQRSGVLAAVAMAAPDSPLAKVRARTWWAFGLMERARRAERAGMADLDTMRDRRHARFHAGRAVVALHGSGRIAENPEVTYWAYSMLAQAHRSLGDLRQGLKVLLDCQRELRHLDDDRQRWLEFDRIVAIEMSAQGLHRGALHHFDRALESARDIAGDVAPGRPHPLYLDLLVERGKTHLHHGTLEAASADFRQAVETAEALHHTPMVLRARALWANSLHSRGRSREALRVFQENLATALRGGTLMSHTFRCALAQHLRGMGYLDEAEEEYRTALAEMRQDPSTRSVNEVACLAGLGEIAEERGDDDRALAWYEESHRTSLEFRRTIDGAVILANALTRRIERDERPATARELLPRLTELHAEARERGTSVGEFVTGRALMTCLVRLDRWPEAAELSRRLIAEADQRAAPPADGGVDSADADSVKERLAFVDKLGERPELRGECLTLLQWCRDAALRRIEHAPWPVLRAEAGGQALHDYEPLLTLLHDHGDELPAPDERSVPERCFDLHEEVKARDLLADLALGPLPEPPAAPERLISTERRLLTALRREMNRSALGSLGPASEDEADRLTSQLSEVHTAIGDHAPEYARLREGAPARLDEIRTLLTRHAPPEGMVLASYFCGDRHTYCFVLTSDGEPLRVRRVPLGRDRIKALVRRLRTVFNGGRDPESGVLLRPLPARRPDKRDTSFLAELTPLLEPFADLLADRRLVAVSGHGPLTGVPFAALPLPSGGRLGESNAVVSVPGVSSLRYLLARPAAPPRTAVAVGCAGREDDTALFEEDDALLSEGPWSSVSRVAGLAATPGAVRTALAEADLAHVTCHGFTDTDDPLEAALLFSDGRSRPSRNWEPHNVPAQARYLLRVRDVTVADAAPRRLVLRACSAGWGEADHPGADLTGLTWAFLRSGSRSVIAPRWDVNQESSRELLAAFYRRLGRGTPAWRALWEAQRELAQDPGRPWLGHVFHWGAFALTGDWR; encoded by the coding sequence ATGACCATCCCCGGCGCCGGGGAGTCGCTCGTGGACTTCCTCGTGACCCGCTCGACGGACTACCCCACCATGGTCGGCAACCTGGACCGGCTGTCCGAGTCCGTACGGCCGCTCGTGCTGGCCTCGCTGCGGGCGCAGGCCGCCGCCGCGGTGGACGCGGGGCGGGCGGCCGAGGCCGAGCTGCTGGAGTTCCTGGCCGGACAGGCCCGCGAGCGGTGGCGGCTCAAGGTGGACGACCGGGGCCACCCCGATTTCGCGGCACTGCTGGACCGCGCGGCCCGGCTCGACCTGCTGGAGGCCTTCCTCGTCTTCCGTGGCCGGCCGGAGGCCCTGCCCGACGATCCGGTGCCGGTCGCCCAGCAACTGCTCGGCCACTACCGGGGTCTGCATGACTTTCAGCGCTCGGGCGTGCTCGCGGCGGTCGCCATGGCCGCCCCGGACTCGCCGCTGGCCAAGGTACGGGCCCGCACCTGGTGGGCGTTCGGCCTGATGGAGCGCGCCCGCCGGGCGGAGCGGGCCGGAATGGCCGACCTGGACACGATGCGTGACCGCCGGCACGCCCGCTTCCACGCCGGCCGGGCCGTCGTCGCGCTGCACGGCAGCGGCCGGATCGCGGAGAACCCGGAGGTCACCTACTGGGCGTACTCGATGCTGGCGCAGGCGCACCGCAGTCTGGGCGACCTCCGGCAGGGGCTGAAAGTCCTGCTGGACTGTCAGCGCGAGCTGCGCCATCTGGACGACGACCGGCAGCGCTGGCTGGAGTTCGACCGGATCGTGGCGATCGAGATGTCCGCGCAGGGCCTGCACCGCGGCGCTCTGCACCACTTCGACCGGGCCCTGGAGAGCGCCCGTGACATCGCCGGTGACGTCGCCCCCGGCCGCCCCCATCCGCTCTACCTCGATCTGCTGGTCGAACGCGGGAAGACCCATCTGCATCACGGCACCCTGGAAGCCGCGTCGGCGGACTTCCGGCAGGCCGTCGAGACCGCCGAGGCACTGCACCACACCCCGATGGTGCTGCGGGCGCGTGCGCTGTGGGCCAACTCGCTGCACAGCAGGGGCCGCAGCAGGGAGGCACTGCGCGTCTTCCAGGAGAACCTCGCCACGGCGCTGCGCGGCGGGACCCTGATGTCCCACACCTTCCGCTGCGCGCTGGCCCAGCACCTGCGCGGCATGGGGTATCTCGACGAGGCGGAGGAGGAGTACCGCACGGCGCTGGCGGAGATGCGCCAGGACCCGAGCACCCGGAGTGTGAACGAGGTCGCCTGCCTGGCCGGGCTCGGAGAGATCGCCGAGGAGCGCGGCGACGACGACCGGGCCCTGGCCTGGTACGAGGAGAGCCACCGGACGTCCCTGGAGTTCCGCCGTACGATCGACGGCGCCGTGATCCTGGCCAACGCCCTCACTCGCCGCATCGAGCGCGACGAGCGCCCCGCGACGGCGCGGGAACTGCTCCCCCGGCTCACCGAACTCCACGCCGAGGCCCGCGAACGGGGCACCTCCGTGGGCGAGTTCGTGACCGGACGGGCGCTGATGACGTGCCTGGTCCGGCTGGACCGGTGGCCCGAGGCCGCGGAGCTGTCCCGGCGGCTGATCGCCGAGGCCGACCAGCGCGCCGCCCCGCCCGCCGACGGCGGTGTCGACAGCGCGGACGCCGACAGCGTCAAGGAGCGCCTGGCCTTCGTCGACAAGCTGGGCGAGCGGCCCGAACTGCGCGGTGAGTGCCTCACGCTCCTCCAGTGGTGCCGGGACGCGGCGCTGCGCAGGATCGAGCACGCCCCGTGGCCCGTGCTGCGCGCCGAGGCCGGTGGACAGGCACTGCACGACTACGAGCCGTTGCTGACCCTGCTCCACGACCACGGCGACGAACTGCCCGCGCCCGACGAGCGATCCGTGCCCGAGCGGTGCTTCGACCTCCATGAGGAGGTGAAGGCCCGGGACCTGCTGGCCGACCTGGCCCTCGGGCCGCTGCCCGAACCCCCGGCGGCACCCGAGCGGTTGATCTCCACGGAGCGTCGCCTCCTGACGGCCCTGCGGCGCGAGATGAACCGGTCGGCGCTGGGCTCGCTGGGCCCGGCATCCGAGGACGAGGCCGACCGGCTCACCTCCCAACTGTCCGAGGTGCACACGGCGATCGGCGACCACGCCCCGGAGTACGCCCGGCTGCGCGAGGGCGCCCCGGCCCGGCTGGACGAGATCCGCACCCTGCTCACCCGGCACGCCCCGCCCGAGGGCATGGTCCTCGCCTCCTACTTCTGCGGGGACCGCCACACCTACTGCTTCGTGCTGACGTCCGACGGCGAGCCGCTGCGCGTGCGCCGCGTCCCGCTCGGGCGGGACCGGATCAAGGCACTCGTGCGCCGCCTGCGCACCGTCTTCAACGGCGGCCGGGACCCGGAGTCCGGTGTCCTGCTCCGCCCGCTGCCCGCCCGGCGGCCCGACAAGCGCGACACCTCGTTCCTCGCCGAGCTGACTCCCCTGCTGGAGCCCTTCGCCGACCTCCTCGCCGACCGGCGCCTGGTGGCCGTCTCGGGACACGGACCCCTCACCGGGGTGCCGTTCGCCGCGCTCCCCCTCCCGTCCGGCGGTCGGCTCGGGGAGTCGAACGCCGTGGTCAGCGTGCCCGGCGTGAGCAGTCTGCGCTATCTCCTGGCGCGGCCCGCCGCTCCGCCCCGCACCGCGGTCGCGGTGGGCTGCGCGGGCCGGGAGGACGACACCGCGCTGTTCGAGGAGGACGACGCGCTGCTGAGCGAGGGTCCCTGGAGCTCCGTGTCCCGGGTGGCCGGGCTCGCCGCGACCCCGGGCGCCGTGCGCACCGCCCTCGCCGAGGCCGATCTCGCCCATGTGACCTGCCATGGCTTCACCGACACCGACGACCCGTTGGAGGCGGCGCTGCTGTTCTCCGACGGCCGTTCCCGCCCCAGCCGGAACTGGGAGCCGCACAACGTCCCCGCCCAGGCCCGCTATCTGCTGCGGGTGCGGGACGTGACGGTCGCGGATGCCGCGCCGCGGCGGCTGGTGCTGCGCGCCTGCTCGGCGGGCTGGGGTGAAGCAGATCATCCCGGCGCCGATCTGACCGGGCTGACCTGGGCGTTCCTGCGTTCGGGCAGCCGCAGTGTGATCGCTCCGCGCTGGGATGTGAACCAGGAGAGTTCACGTGAACTGCTCGCCGCCTTCTACCGGCGCCTGGGTCGCGGCACACCCGCCTGGCGGGCCCTGTGGGAGGCGCAGCGCGAACTCGCCCAGGACCCGGGCCGTCCCTGGCTCGGCCATGTCTTCCACTGGGGCGCCTTCGCCCTCACCGGGGACTGGCGCTGA
- a CDS encoding phytoene desaturase family protein yields MPAHEGHPGHRAYDAVIVGGGHNGLVAAAYLARAGRSVLVLERLDHTGGAAISTRPFAGVDARLSRYSYLVSLLPKKIVRDLGLTFRVRARTISSYTPVERAGEATGLLVGGGERRTREAFARLTGGEREYAAWQRFYGLTGEVAKRVFPTLTEPLPSREELRRRVDDEEAWRLLFEEPIGVAVEDRFADDLVRGVVLTDALIGTFADAHDASLKQNRCFLYHVIGGGTGDWDVPVGGMGALTDALAAAARTAGADIATGHEAVRIETDGTTAEVTYRTADGEGVATARHVLVNASPQELAALTGGTAPEPAEGAQLKVNMLLKRLPRLKDTSVDPREAFSGTFHIAEGYEQLATAHAQAAAGELPAAPPSEIYCHSLTDPTILGPDLVERGYQTLTLFGLHTPARLFARDNDAVREELLKSTLAQLDAHLAEPLADVLATDAEGRPCIEAKSPLDLERDLRLPGGNIFHRDLSWPHTQEGTGRWGVATEHPNVLLCGAGAVRGGGVSGVPGHNAAMAVLERDDA; encoded by the coding sequence ATGCCTGCACACGAGGGACACCCGGGACATCGCGCCTACGACGCCGTCATCGTCGGCGGTGGCCACAACGGCCTGGTCGCCGCCGCCTATCTGGCCCGGGCCGGCCGGTCCGTGCTGGTGCTGGAGCGCCTGGACCACACCGGCGGCGCCGCCATCTCCACCCGCCCGTTCGCGGGCGTCGACGCCCGGCTGTCCCGCTACTCCTACCTGGTCAGCCTGCTGCCCAAGAAGATCGTGCGGGACCTGGGCCTCACCTTCCGCGTCCGCGCCCGCACCATCTCCTCGTACACCCCCGTCGAGCGGGCCGGAGAGGCCACCGGCCTGCTGGTGGGCGGCGGCGAGCGGCGCACCCGGGAGGCGTTCGCGCGACTCACCGGCGGCGAGCGCGAGTACGCCGCCTGGCAGCGCTTCTACGGACTGACCGGGGAGGTCGCGAAGCGGGTTTTCCCCACGCTCACCGAACCGCTGCCCAGCCGCGAGGAGCTGCGCCGCCGCGTCGACGACGAAGAGGCCTGGCGACTGCTGTTCGAGGAGCCGATCGGCGTCGCCGTCGAGGACCGCTTCGCGGACGACCTGGTGCGCGGCGTCGTCCTCACCGACGCCCTCATCGGCACCTTCGCCGACGCCCACGACGCCTCCCTCAAGCAGAACCGCTGCTTCCTCTACCACGTCATCGGCGGCGGCACCGGCGACTGGGACGTGCCCGTCGGCGGCATGGGCGCCCTCACCGACGCCCTCGCGGCGGCGGCCCGCACGGCCGGGGCCGACATCGCCACCGGCCACGAGGCCGTACGCATCGAAACCGACGGCACGACCGCCGAGGTCACCTACCGCACCGCCGACGGCGAGGGCGTCGCCACCGCCCGGCACGTCCTGGTCAACGCCTCCCCCCAGGAGTTGGCCGCGCTGACCGGTGGCACCGCGCCAGAGCCCGCCGAGGGCGCCCAGCTCAAGGTGAACATGCTGCTCAAGCGGCTGCCCCGGCTCAAGGACACCTCGGTCGACCCCCGCGAGGCGTTCTCCGGCACCTTCCACATCGCCGAGGGCTACGAACAGCTCGCCACCGCCCACGCCCAGGCCGCCGCCGGTGAACTGCCCGCCGCCCCGCCCTCGGAGATCTACTGCCACTCCCTCACCGACCCGACGATCCTCGGCCCGGACCTCGTCGAGCGCGGCTACCAGACCCTCACCCTCTTCGGGCTGCACACGCCGGCCCGGCTCTTCGCGCGGGACAACGACGCCGTTCGCGAGGAACTGCTGAAGTCGACGCTCGCGCAGCTCGACGCCCACCTGGCGGAACCGCTCGCCGACGTTCTGGCGACGGACGCCGAGGGGCGGCCGTGCATCGAGGCGAAGAGCCCGCTGGACCTGGAGCGCGATCTGCGGCTGCCCGGCGGCAACATCTTCCACCGCGACCTGTCCTGGCCCCACACCCAGGAGGGCACCGGCCGCTGGGGCGTCGCCACGGAACACCCGAACGTCCTGCTGTGCGGGGCGGGCGCGGTGCGCGGCGGGGGAGTGAGCGGCGTGCCCGGGCACAACGCGGCGATGGCCGTGCTGGAGCGGGACGACGCCTGA